Proteins from one Ficedula albicollis isolate OC2 chromosome 3, FicAlb1.5, whole genome shotgun sequence genomic window:
- the LOC101813681 gene encoding gallinacin-5-like, translating to MKILPFLLVLLLVAFQGAAELRLCWPLPAMRILPVLCALLLLMLQGVTGLSPVRASAQECERRGGFCSQRSCPPGIGRVGLCSEQEFCCRMRWYP from the exons ATGaaaatccttccttttctccttgttctCCTCTTGGTGGCATTTCAAGGAGCTGCAG AGCTGCGACTCTGCTGGCCACTCCCAGCCATGAGGATCCTGCCTgtcctctgtgctctgctcctcctgatGCTCCAGGGAGTGACAG ggctgtccccagttCGAGCATCAGCCCAGGAGTGCGAGCGCCGTGGGGGATTCTGCTCGCAGCGCTCCTGCCCGCCGGGGATCGGCCGCGTCGGGCTCTGCTCCGAGCAGGAGTTCTGCTGCCGGAT GCGGTGGTACCCCTGA
- the XKR5 gene encoding XK-related protein 5, protein MRGAVPRLSLTLLAAESGARLCAIIHYLVRGQLGWFGLTTACLVPGYAAQLLSILWFRADGHTPGCCLLALHLLQLGLWKRYWDVLRAEAGGGAGELLAQLGDVCVLRLLEALLQTLPHLLLQAYVVVAVDPAGFIPGVSAGLSLLSLAWALVSYSHFTCLLKPGHLSPPAAVLLCLLLWRTGMLGTRVLALVLFARLYSFWVFAVAGVHWLLMSFWLGAQQTDIVAQPCRWRLFNCLLGAVYIFCYINVRPGPSRSRVAVFYAIMLMENTLLLLLGTRFLQAELRSSLTVTGAVMSGSLIGATALVIYYSLLHPKSTEIWQGFLETLCSAAAAGDEEVSGESSQAGTLGDEESLPGEGTKTEPKNEPSSSLLQSKGCLEDSWTEHHHWLLVKLALKTGDLSVINAAFGDGGVAEAFPGGWMKGKPPGVEPGVDFSLPMRDIHPSGLAVGNGGGIKPSPGALGMAQEDGAGQEPDFPPSTSHPSGFSPDSTESSSVYFSASAGGIASPGTATATSMALVQRDSKAQPPPGCLGEGGGGRGGDLSLGMASISPILGACAHKYLQRSSSFGNTGSCGVAGPPKEGSEPTETEGALVKCHPLWDTHPCGPQGTVVRSKLRSPCFTSTPKAGSKCPQQGLGELGEGTDLSGLPE, encoded by the exons ATGCGCGGGGCCGTCCCCCGGCTCAGCCTGACGCTGCTGGCGGCGGAGAGCGGCGCCC ggctctgtgccatcATCCACTACCTTGTCCgtgggcagctgggctggttcGGGCTGACCACCGCCTGCCTGGTGCCCGGCTACGCcgcccagctcctcagcatcctctggTTCCGGGCAGATGGGCACACACCCGGCTGCTGCCTCCTGGCGCtccacctcctgcagctggggctctggAAGCG GTACTGGGATGTGCTGCGGGCGGAGGCGGGCGGCGGTGccggggagctgctggctcagctcGGGGATGTTTGTGTGCTGCGGCTCCTGGAGGCACTGCTGCAGACCCTGCCTCACCTTCTGCTCCAGGCTTATGTCGTGGTGGCCGTGGACCCAGCAGGCTTCATCCCTG GTGTCAgtgcagggctgtccctgctgtccctggcctGGGCTTTGGTGTCCTACAGCCACTTCACCTGCCTGCTGAAGCCTGGACACCTGAGCCCTCCGGCTGCTGtcctcctgtgcctgctgctctggaggacagggatgctggggaCCCGGGTCCTGGCCCTGGTGCTCTTTGCCAGGCTCTACTCCTTCTGGGTTTTCGCTGTGGCAG ggGTGCACTGGCTGCTCATGTCCTTCTGGCTGGGGGCCCAGCAGACAGATATTGTGGCCCAGCCGTGCCGCTGGAGGCTCTTCAACTgcctgctgggggctgtgtaCATCTTCTGCTACATCAATGTCCGCCCCGGCCcctccaggagcagggtggCTGTATTTTATGCA ATAATGCTGATGGAGAACacgctcctgctgctgttgggcACCCGgttcctgcaggcagagctgaggagcagcctgACTGTGACTGGGGCTGTCATGTCAGGGTCTCTTATAG gtgCCACAGCTCTGGTGATTTACTAcagcctgctccatcccaagTCCACAGAGATCTGGCAGGGATTTCTGGAGacactctgcagtgctgcagcagctggggatgaGGAGGTGTCTGGAGAGAGCTCCCAAGCTGGCACTTTGGGAGATGAAGAGTCCTTGCCAGGGGAGGGGACCAAGACAGAGCCCAAAAATGAGCCCAGCTCATCGCTGCTGCAGTCCAAAGGGTGTTTGGAGGACAGCTGGACAGAGCATCACCACTGGCTGCTGGTGAAGCTGGCCTTGAAGACAGGAGATCTGTCGGTGATCAACGCAGCTTTTGGAGATGGTGGCGTGGCAGAGGCTTTTCCTGGAGGATGGATGAAGGGGAAACCCCCTGGTGTTGAGCCTGGGGTGGACTTTTCCCTCCCCATGAGGGACATCCATCCCTCTGGACTGGCAGTGGGCAATGGAGGAGGCATcaaacccagccctggtgctctgggaatggcacaggaggatggagcagggcaggagcctgATTTTCCCCCAtccacatcccatcccagtggCTTCTCCCCAGATTCAACCGAGAGCTCCTCTGTGTATTTCAGTGCAAGTGCAGGAGGCATTGCCTCtcctgggacagccacagccacaaGCATGGCCCTGGTGCAAAGGGACAGCAAAGCTCAGCCTCCCCcaggctgcctgggagaaggaggaggaggaagaggaggggatTTATCCCTTGGGATGGCCAGCATCAGCCCAATCCTGGGTGCTTGTGCCCACAAGTATCTGCAGAGAAGCTCTTCTTTTGGCAACacaggcagctgtggggtggcagGTCCCCCCAAAGAGGGCTCAGAGCCCACAGAGACAGAGGGTGCCCTTGTGAAGTGCCATCCCCTTTGGGACACCCACCCTTGTGGCCCACAGGGGACTGTGGTGAGGAGCAAGCTGAGGTCACCGTGCTTCACCTCCACCCCCAAGGCCGGCTCTAaatgtccccagcagggactgggggagctgggagaggggacagacCTGTCTGGGTTACCAGAGTGA